TCCATGCCTAGTAGTAGGTACTGGATTGCAGacattgatgaagaaaacaaaaccatgaaCGAACATGTAGCTGCAGTTACCTGTAGAGAGAGCACGATTAACTTAAGAATCCAATTGCTTGTTTTGGTAAAACTTTGGTTCTGATGCTGCTAGAGAACAAGACTCAAGAACGTACCTCTGGAGCAATACcgatttggagaagaagaggactAATGAGCATTCCACCACCAATACCAAAGAGGCCACCCAAAACTCCAGCCAAGAGAGCCATTACAGGGAGCATCAACTTGTTTTGTCTTCCTCCAACTCCAGTCTCCTGTGGAGTAATTTCAGTTTCATATTCATCAAACCTGTTGACTTTTGACCAACAGAAAAGCTAATTTAATCAACAGCAAGTAGTATGTATTGGACCTGTTCAGAGTTTTGGTTACTATGCGATGTGTGGTTGCTTTGAACATTGTCACTGAAGTAAATGCAGAGAGTAAAGAAGATAGTGAGAGGTATTTGAAGCGAGGAGAGGAACCAGTAGAGAGCTCCACATGGCTTGATCGATATGATTCCCTGTGCAAATCCAAAGTATATCAACTTCTTACTTCTACATGCCATTAAGATTTCAATAATTTGGAAAGAATTATAACACTTCAAGGAACGTTCAAATAAGTGGAGGGAATGTGGAAACAGAGCAATGAGAGCATTGagatagaaaaatattcaaatcaatcgaccaaaaatcataaatacgCGTTTAGATACTTAAATTCATACCTGACCGTATTTGTTTCCGCGGAAAAGATTAATAGAGAAGAACAATAACCAAATGATCACTAAAACTCCAAGCTTCATCCATGGAAACCTAATCATCCCTCTCTGTCTcacatcttctctttcttcactcAGAAGCGGCGATCTCGCTACCTCGATGCCATCAACGTCTCTTGGACTCTTAATCTTCGCTCTTTCCGACTCCAAATTCCAGTAAGAAACTCCCTTTTTACAAGTCTTCATCGTTGACCAGGCGAGGAACACAGCGAAGAGAAACAACACAAGCCAATTTGGGAACATACGGTTACAGATCACACCAATACTTACTCCGAGAAGTAGACATGGCTGAATAGTAAGAGCTAAATCGAAgtcgattagggttttgtctcttgatttagggtttctcaggAAAAGATTGCATCCCACGTTAGCGAAAGAGACGCCGGTTACCATGAACGCTGAGAAGCTTGAAGCTGTTTTCATTTCGAGACCGGCGATGATTGTCATTATCGAGAGGAAGAGTCCACCGCCGCCGATTCCTCCGGCGCTGGAGATAGAGGCGGCGAAGAACGAGAGAACGGCGGCGATTATGGTGGGGATGGAGACTTCAATAGTTGATTGGCTGAGGTCCTCCGAGAAATGGAGCCATTGGCTTGTTGTGCTGCGGATTTGACTCTGGTCTGCAAGGGCGGATGGATTGaagatggtgaagatggtgatTAGGGAGAGGAGAAGAGGGACTAAATTGATCGTCATTTTCTTTACTTAGGGGGTTGTTTGTAACCTTTTGAAAGTTTTGgggtttatttttgtttggaacgTTAGAAATTTTATGCTCATttattgtttggtttatacttatatatgaATCAATAAAGGGTTTAGTCAACTGCAATTCTAATACAAGGTATTTATTACggaattaattaatttaagaCAATTTGgtgaaataaaaaactaaagatgACAAATGCAATTATTTTTCCTATGTTTTTGTAGATCTAgtagtattatttttattgaaatatttattcaaagGAGCTTCTTTCCCATATCCtctagatttgtttttgttttaggtaCTTGTAAAAAGTGGTAATAGCATTATGTATTTATTAgctgaaaaaataaagactaTGGCACCAAGTtatatttgtctttcttttacatatcaatttttggaaattaattaAGAGAAAGGGAGAAAAGTTTGAATATTTGCATACAAGTTTGGAAAGAAATACTTGTGCTATGTGTAAATGTCCTTTGACTATCAAGACGAGAAATGGGCTAGAAACATATATGGGAGACAAGTTCTAGAGGAAAAATGATGTTAGCAAGCTTAGTTGACATTGTGGTTCAAAGTAAGTTTACGaacatatttaatttatagtgTGTAAGAAAAcgtactatttattttatcccACCAGTAtgtcatattattatttttataccCAAAAGTGAGGCAATCGTAATAAAATGcaagaaattcaaaattgtcaatcaaaaatgaattgtttttcaaattaaaaatgcGATAAATAGTGTTCATCACTTGGCACGTAAAAGGTTGACTTTTAATATCGGAATGAATCCGGACATAACACATGTCCAACTTGGCATATTTAGCAAACTTGGACTATTTATTAGAAGATAGTGTTTATAGAAGAAATGTACATTAAAAAACGGTAAATCGCTAATCCTAGGCCTATCCTCACGATTGTGATGTAATGTAACCCACTTCCGttgatttcttcaaagaaatcaaaagttgtGGGTTCTTCTAGAGATGCTACTACTACAACGATCGATGGACGATTGTCATTGATGTTATCGAATGGTAAATCGGACAAAAGTTTCTGGATATGCTCTCTTATAATATCACAATCACAAATGCTATTTCTTTTCAATAAGGTATTTGGGCTTCATTAGTAGCTGTAGCTGAACCTTTTGTTTGTCACATGTCTTTACTCTTATGCTCATCCATGttcgtttatatttttgacCCACTGTTCTGTTCTGAGACCTTAAGTGTAAGAAGAATTCTCAAGTTAATATACATCTTAAAAAGCAGTTATGAAATATAGCCgactaaataaataattaattaaataaataaacagagGATATAGTCcataacaaaataagaaatgccaaaaaaaagagagtaaaattATTACATAAACCATTTCCACTTTAATacactcaaaacaaaattgattttaagCCCAAGGGCTAATGGAACACTCCCAAGGAAGAGTAGGGAACCTCTCACTGTCTTTGCAATAATCGTATACGACGAGATTACGCTGCACCCACGCATAATCCATCTTCTGTGTCTTGGACAAATGCCACGCGTCGTACTGATCCCACCAATTCTCTGTTGTGGTAGAGACGCATGCAGGGAATGGATCCTTCCAACGGCAGCCTTCGACGGCGAAGTCCTTGTAAGAAGAGACGAATGGAGCTTTTTTCCAGTCAGTCTTCTCCAGACCACCACGTGTAGCCCAATCGTCAGCGTTCCAAATGCTGGAGAACAAGTACATCGGCTTCTGGTTCGGGAAGAAGTCGTTGTTTGGTACCTTATCACTGTTCTTGTATACTCGAATTGGTACCCTATCCACGAAGAACCTGGTTTGGATTGGATTAAACCGGGTTATGCATTGTACCAATCGATAAAATTAGCTTTGATTGACCAATTCGGTTCGAGTTGGTCTAGTTTGAGTTCTTTAAAGTTTGGTTAAGATAGGCTTGCTTTGGTCGGTTTGAACTTTAAACCAGATTGGAATTTTTGTGTCGGTCGAAATTTGAATCTGCACCATTTAAGTTTTCTCAAAGCTAAACGTAAGAAAACAGGATTGAACCTATTGTGAAATTAATCTGTAAACTGAATTATGTTATTGTGAGTGGAATGTTGGTTCTAACTTCGAACCGATCATAAACCTAAGGTTCCGGTTTCTACCCAAAATTCCCGGTACAGTTCGTGGTATCTCTATATATGTAGCCAACTAACCATTAGCCAAGATCAAGAGAGGACTTACACAAGCTGGTGGTTATTCCAAAGAATTGAGTAGGTGTGATAATCCTTGGTCGGGTCGAACCAGAGGGAATGTCGCATCTCCCGATTCCCGGTTCCGTTCTTATACACATTGGTCTGAATAATGTAAGGCTGTCCGGTTCGGTTCCCTAGAAATTCGAAATCTATCTCGTCTCTCTCCGGTCCTGCCCCATTCTCCGAACACATCTGCTCAACCAAatttaatctaaaataattaatacaaaacaaaatcattggttatcttctttacaaaattgaaacatTAAATAAGAACGACGGCTCACGTAGTAAGCGGTGACGACGCCGGCGGAGTCGCCTCCGACGAGCTTTAGCTTCATACTAAACCATCCGAATCTATACATGTGCTTTGTCTGAAATCCACAtcctgttttattttttatccaaTCAGAATATTTAAACTTTCGATATAATAATCAAGAGACTAAGTTAAAAAATGTCATGTAGATTTAAGTAGGAACAGAGTAAGTATCAGTGTAATTTCGAAAGACTAGAACGGCATTGATCCTAAACCGGAAGCAAACTGGATTTGAACGTACCGGTGTCGTTATCTAAGGAAAGATTCCAGATCTCTCCATCATCGGAAGTCGTGAAGTGATTTTCAGACCACATAATGTTGAAATTATCTTCAAACGATTGTGTCGGTGTTGCTGCGATAGAGGACGACGCCATTAGAGCCGTCATGAACAAGAACAGAGCCGTCATGGCAGAACAGCTCGTTATGATCCTCCTTTCCGTCTCCATTGGTTGTCTCTACTTCGAATATTtcgaagagagagagagagagaggtaaTGCAATCTACACTTGTTCCGTGAGTGAGAAGAGTATAGAGCTTTCTTGCTTTTATTATAAAGACCGGGGAAATGACTGTTTTGACCATTAATAATTCTTTTAATATGCTATTGCGTTTAGACTTTTGATAcggttttttttctaagatttTCATGTAATAATGATGTTTACGataatttgtaaaagaaagcaaaaagggtaaatgaaaaagtttaattaaagaaaactaacaGTAAAACTCAatgatttttatgttaatcAAGTGTAAACTGTTTGGTTATAATACACACGGTTTAGCTAATTAAAAGCCGACCGGTTTATTCATTAAGTTGCTGAGATAGGTCATTTGAACCATATTGATGAGCTAGCAAGGGTACTATAGGAAATATAGAAAACAACAGCAGAACATGGAGAATTGGATCTCCAGGCTGCCACCAAGTGGAAGTGGGATCCATAGAAATGTTCATGtaaaagcaaaaccaaaaacattatttaacTCTGTACTTTAATTCTTTGGTTAATCTTCACTTAGTAAATCTGATATGGGAATATGTctaacaaaacccaaataatATAGGCGAACATGCTTCGgaacataatattttgttcaacaaaagaaagagtttgCCTTGCCTCTCTCATATTTTGTTAGCCCAAGACAAGGCACGTGAAACAAGCACGTTATGAATAAGAAAGCAGGGAAATAATACACCTGGAGTTACTAAATTATTAGGTTGACAAAGATTAGTTTATTGGATTGTCTCTTGCATAATCCGGTattcttacatttttacataattactattttttgtaTGGATATGAATGTTTCAGATCTAAGATTGTAGACTGAGGTTTATATAATACCACAAGTATATGCAACTCGACCTTGTTACTTTAGACTATAATAGAGTAGTATTAAGATTATGATAATGacaaaaatgatttcttaTACATTAATAATACCATTTAAATGATTTACGAGCGATGAAATAAATATGCATGGTCTAGTTTTATGTAAACTCTCTAATCCATGTAtgagtctctcttttttgtattACTAAGTGGTTTCTCATATGTTTCCTGTAAAAGAATCTCAACTTGTCGGCATGTCGGTCCTAATAAGAGAAACCAGAAGTGATCAtcaattttattgttaattataGAATGTTTAAGTTTCACATATCATACAACAAGACAGTTTGGCCGAGTGGTCTAAGGCGCCAGATTTAGGCTCTGGTCCGAAAGGGCGTGGGTTCAAATCCCACAGCTGtcaatttcttttcctttttttcccttctttaAAACTAAACCCTCTAACTCATCAAGAAGGTTCAATCAAACCTATAAACACCTAGAATTTTGAACAGTTCTTCACTTCTCCAGTATTTCCCGGCAATTCCAgatctctctatctcctttcttcttcaaatccaaTCAGAGAGTGATCTAAAAATGGTGATTCAAACGAATCTCTCATATCGTTTCTTCATCttaattgtgtttttatttaccCTAGCGAATCCAAAATCAGATTCAGATCTCAAAAACGAACTAGTCTCCCTCCGATCAACCGCCGAATCAGGCGTGATCTCCTTCAACAACGACGACGTTTCCAAATTCATAACCTCCGTATCCACTCCTAGACCTTACTcactcatcatcttcttcgacGCCGTTCATCTCCACGGCAATAGCCAGCTACGTCTTCCAGAGTTCCGCCGCGAATTCAGACTCGTCTCCGCCACTTtcatcaccaacaacaacaatgaatCTAACGGCACAAAGCTCTTCTTCTGCGAGATCGAATCAACTCACTCCGAGGCTTCTTTCCGCCGCTTCGCCGTCGAGTCACTACCACACATTTCCCTCGTTAGCCCCACGACAGAGAATTTAACAGAATCAGATCAAATGGACGGTGGAGATTTCACTGGATTAGCCGAATCAATGGCAGAGTTCGTCGAACGTCAAACAAAACTCACCGTTTGTTCAATCCAACGACCACCACTCATATCAAAGACACAAATCGGAATCATCGTTGCTATAATCATAATCTCGACTCCGATTCTCATCAAGAAGATTCTAAAAGGAGAAACACTTCTCCATGACCATAGAATCTGGTTAGTTGGCGCGGTTTTCGTCTACTTCTTCAGCGTCTCGGGGACAATGCATAACATCATTAGAGAAATGCCAATGTATATCAAAGATTATGAAGATTCAAgtaagtttgttttctttatagaaGAATCAGAGATGCAGCTTGGAGCAGAAGGTTTCTTTGTAGGGTTTTTGTATACTGTTGTTGGATTGCTTTTGGCGTTTGTTACTAATGTAGTTGTACGAGTCAAGAAACTCGATGAGCAAAGGATGGCTATGCTTTTGGCTCTGTCTATATCGTTTTGGGCTGTGAGGAAAGTTGTTTACTTGGATAATTGGAAGACTGGTTATGAAATTTACCCATATTGGCCATCGAGTTGGCGGGGATGAGTGATCTTCACGTAAGGTTAGTTTTTCAAGATTGTGGAACTGattagttagtgttttggcTTTCAATACTTGAACATGCATATAGCCAAGTTTATAGTTTAAAGATTCAATAATTGCAGTTTAGGATTCACGAATTTGTGCTAACTAGAGGAATGATTGCTCGAAGACTTATAATGCTTATGGTGTTGCTTTGCATCCATTGAGAAAGAGTACTCTACCAAATAATCGTTGCTTTACTATGTGTGAAGGTTTGGAAAAAGATTGTATGCAATACTTGACCCACAAGAAACCTTCTTAAAAGTGAaaagattctctctttgttcttttcttccaGCTTTGTTTAAAGTTAAGCATCTAATTCCTTCACACCCTAGAATTTAATTACTTAAGAGAGCTCATGTTAATATTACTACTGTTTGGTTTTGCtaagaaaatcaattttattttggaaattttgacTATGGCAGAGACAAATAAaggaattgaagaagaagtggcAAGTGCTTTTGTGAATCACTACTACCATCTCTTTGACAACGATCGATCATcgctttcttctctctacaaTCCCACCTCTTTGCTCACTTTTGAAGGCCAAACGATCTACGGCGTGGATAACATCTCCAATAAGCTTAAACAACTTCCGTTCGATCAATGCCATCATTTGATCAGCACCGTCGATTCTCAGCCGTCTTCAATGGCCGGTGGATGTGGTGGAATCCTAGTTTTTGTGAGCGGTAGCATCCAATTACATGGAGAGGATCATCCTCTTAGGTTTAGCCAGGTCTATCTCTTATCTATTTGTAATCGATTCGAAGGTTTCATTTGGTTAAAACAATCTTAGGTTTAGCTTAATCGATTtgcataaaacaaaatgttattttcattgttttctagTTTCCATCGGTTTATCTTGGACCCCCGCTATAACaatcttcaatttttaatGTTGTTACTAAATTATATGAATCAAACTATAAGCTATATAGTATGAGCctgtattattttatttttgttggatttttaGCTGACTTGaataataacattatttattaattgcAGACGTTTCACTTGATTCCGGTTCTGCAAGGAAGTTTCTTCGTCCAAAATGAGATGTTTCGGCTCAACTATGGTTGAACTTATTATAACTTTAATGTTTGTAATCGATTGATCTCTCTTATACGCCGAAATCCAACTGATAATGTagtcaaatattttatgaaaatctATCGTTTATCTTGACTAGTAAAACATATTGactttttctgttattttcatatatgtaaacaAGTTTCGAGTTATTGAAAAACATTCGGCAATTATAGATTGGAAAAATCCATACAATATAAGACTATTAGTGAACGTAGATTCACATGATccacttttttaaaaaaagccGAATAAGACTTTTCTCTGCTCTCATATAATCTCGTCCACTCAATAGTTattaaaaatagggatatctctgtgtattttaaaaatagtgAAAATTGACGAAAAAATCGAACAAATATGAGGCTACTACTATCTTTTGACTCTTGACCATTCTCttttactcaaaaacatttccttctcttccacgaaaccatttttctctctctcccttttcCTGATCAACTTCTCACGAACTACAATATGAAGAACCGGAGCAAAAACTTAGCCACCctgagtttgatgataattacGTTATTGACATGGTCGGATATCGTAGTAGGACAAGAAGCACTACTAGGAAAGAAAGTATTGCCGCTATGCCACAGAGAATGTATGCCAATATGCATGAAAGTGATCGAAGCCACGCAAGACATTTGCGAACCTGCATGCCAATCTGGTTGTCTTCAGCTTCAAGGTAGAGGCACCGGACTTTCAGCTTCCGATCAAGGAGTCGATATGGTCATTgcataaattaatatctttaccggaaaaagaaatcaagattttGATATTACCAACATAGTTGCTTGATGTCGTTCACATGAATAGATTGTAAAATAGGGTTTCATATTTTGTATGATAAATGCATCATCCAATCCctccaaaactaaaacaaaatgtagTTAATCTACAGAATCCGACATCGtatacaatttttgtttttataattcatggggacaagaagaagatcccTTATGTGTTCGTCTCTTTATCTCATGATCAATCCTAAgatcattttaatttattaaataaaattacagGTTAGCTTACAAACAAacagtatatatattgatacaaATCCAACGTCAGAAgaattcataaataaatatcgaTCGAGTGAGAGACAGTTTATAGTTCTTCTGAATTATTTttgcaacaaaaacataacaaaaattattcGTCACAGGGGTTATGacatttagcaaaaaaaattactttgtCATAACCAAGTTATCTTTATCTCCGttgttattttaaattgaaaaaaatggatgaCATACTAGTAATCTagtattttcataattttcaaTCAATATGTATTCATTGATCGTTTAGGATAATGTTCAATTCTGGAATTTTGAACAATCATATAGCTCGTTAAACACACACAGAAAACAAATGGCTAGTAAATAAAACGATATGTCCAAAATATTCTTGccatattaaatttaaaatattttgaatttatttgtCTGAGATGTTTATCCCCAAGCCCCCAGCTCTATACTAAGATAATGAAAAGAATATGGCCACCAATTATGCATTGCTTAGAATAATCGCACCAGTTGCGTCGTCTGTAAATGCATCAACTACagcctgaaagaaaaaaaagtgaaacttaaaattttcagaaaagtaCATAGGATTAactttgaattatatattttgggaCCATTTTCTACAAATACaacatatttatttgacaTAAAATAGTGAagcatacatttttttttttacgagaAGTCTGTATTATTGATGATAAAAGTAGTGTTTTAATCATTGAAAATTCAACTAAATTGAGAAAAGTGCATctagaatttttattttctttcttactttaGTGGACATATCCCTTTGGAAATTGAATACTATAAAAGAATGACCCTAGTGGCCCGGACAATAACAAAGttagaaaacaagaaaattataattaatttacacTTGTAGATCGTATACTATAATTTACACTAGCAGACAGTCACAAACGTCGAGGACAATAAACTATcactaaaaactaaaaagtaaataaaattaaggagaaaacaaaaataaaataaaatattctgcatatttttatcaataatagCAAATCACACAGTACGAGTCAAATGGATCAGACAAGTGATCTCAAACTCGGGAAgaaaatttagcaaaaaaaaaaactcgggAAGAAAAATTGATAGGAGacaaatataactaaaataaaataaagacaaatcaaaattttaaagtattttctttaacatttacaaaaataatcgAAGTTTAAGGATTTTATAGTTTCTATCATATGTAGACGCacaagtgaaagaaaaaaaaaaaaaaaaaaaacgcacaAGTGGTATCATCCATTGTTCTTCGCAATCGAATCtccaatattttatttttattgtttcttaattcttaaaaatGGGTCGGGTTCCGGGCCGACTCCATCTACTCCAAAACCACATGTTAAAACCGTGCCACCACTCAGAGCTATTGTAGatctcttttaactttttcataaCACTTGTAGAAAAATAGGAAACGAATCTggtttaaaatgttttttttttttggataaatcttctttatatgttatttaaggttaattacaaaataagaataaaactTTTCGTTGTATTTAGAAAAACTGAGTAGACATGGCTATATAACTAGTTATCGTCATctgaccattttttttttttggctaattATTATGtaacaaataacaatataGGAAGTTCTTACTTAACGATCAATATGGCTAAAAGATAATTGAATAAGCTAAAGTCGTTGGTTGATCTGATGAAATGGTTATTTCCTATAAATTCTATTGTTACGAAAACGTTTTAGAAAGAAGAACCGTTTAAAAGTTATCAATCAATAAAGCAATTAATCGAAACAGTTAAAGAAGACGATTAGAGAAAGTGACTGAAAGCACTGCAAGATGGCAAATCTAGACAACGttctttatcatattttttttttttggattaaatATGTTGAATTGGTGAAAAAATGCACATGTTTTTATCAGTCATCGTTTTCCGCGCATCTCtaacattttcttcattggtttttttaacagaaaataaaataaataaagccAATTCCGTGTACTACATATAAGACCACATCTTTTACCAAGCCACCACTCCAACCCATTGCATGTCTCTTTAACCTTTAGTTAACATTCTTACTATAGAAAATTTCGAACTGATTAAGTCacagaaagtttcaaaatgaTTATACTTAATcagttttaatttcattttaagttaataatatatatattacgaTAAGGAtaaggtttaaaaaaaaaaaacagagtaggTATAGATAAATCAGATAATGACTGATACCACttgttatttttcattgtAGCTATAGTCAAACgatatatttttgtgttacttttttgttgtcagtTATCTTTACTGGCTAATTATTACGATGTAAGTAAAAATAGGTATAGCCGAGTTCATACTTATAAGTCAATATTTCTAAAAGATAGTTTGAAAAGATCGATGAGCTAAATTCTTTAGTTTAACTGTTTAATAAAAAGTCATTGGTTGGTTGCGTTCAATGTAATGGTTATTTCTTTCGAAatcaatttttggtttattcagAAAGCATATGTAacgtatatattttataaaagacATTACgtgaatatttttataaaacaaaaagccaTTATTAAGATGATATTACGTTACTTATTTAATTCAAACGTGAAAAGTACAAACTTTTTTACCGCGTGTTTATTGTCAATTTTTGCCACATAATTTAGCTATCTagcaaatttatatatatatttttttttatcaccaTCACCAAATATTAATGGTggtattttttaataataattgatataCATCTTTGGTGGTTGTCAGAGATGAAAAACGCCAGTGATAGAAATCTATAGTTGTCGTCGTTAGTGTGTCGAGCGTCAATGGATCGGATCAGATGTAATGAATTTCAAACAACTGAATAAGATAGCTAGCactttatattttagaaaacaaaatagtttaggtgtagactcttttttttatattaaaaattgttttgccACTGACTTAATAGAACACCAATTtgtcgtttttcttttttcttatatagaCGGAATCCCGTGAATTCGTGAAAACACgtatatttgttctttttaataaatgtGGATAACTTTTAACAGATTGATGGGGAACATGGTCTTTGTTAATTCAGTATCTCGTAAATTTGGTCATGtagttatcaaaaaaaaaatttggtcatGTGTACGTTTTATTATATGAATAGTATTGCGATTTCAATCTGTTAACGTTAtctatcaaatattatatttcaaGAATGTAAAGTTTCACACATACGTCATTTGGTTTACatgattttaatcaaataatttttttaaatttttttttagtaattaaaatttacgataaaaaagaattgtcgtcataa
This sequence is a window from Arabidopsis thaliana chromosome 1 sequence. Protein-coding genes within it:
- a CDS encoding Oligosaccharyltransferase complex/magnesium transporter family protein (Oligosaccharyltransferase complex/magnesium transporter family protein; FUNCTIONS IN: oligosaccharide transmembrane transporter activity; INVOLVED IN: biological_process unknown; LOCATED IN: endomembrane system; EXPRESSED IN: flower; EXPRESSED DURING: 4 anthesis; CONTAINS InterPro DOMAIN/s: Magnesium transporter protein 1 (InterPro:IPR006844), Oligosaccharyltransferase complex/magnesium transporter (InterPro:IPR021149); BEST Arabidopsis thaliana protein match is: Oligosaccharyltransferase complex/magnesium transporter family protein (TAIR:AT1G61790.1); Has 312 Blast hits to 312 proteins in 105 species: Archae - 0; Bacteria - 0; Metazoa - 155; Fungi - 44; Plants - 93; Viruses - 0; Other Eukaryotes - 20 (source: NCBI BLink).), whose product is MVIQTNLSYRFFILIVFLFTLANPKSDSDLKNELVSLRSTAESGVISFNNDDVSKFITSVSTPRPYSLIIFFDAVHLHGNSQLRLPEFRREFRLVSATFITNNNNESNGTKLFFCEIESTHSEASFRRFAVESLPHISLVSPTTENLTESDQMDGGDFTGLAESMAEFVERQTKLTVCSIQRPPLISKTQIGIIVAIIIISTPILIKKILKGETLLHDHRIWLVGAVFVYFFSVSGTMHNIIREMPMYIKDYEDSSKFVFFIEESEMQLGAEGFFVGFLYTVVGLLLAFVTNVVVRVKKLDEQRMAMLLALSISFWAVRKVVYLDNWKTGYEIYPYWPSSWRG
- the NTL gene encoding NTF2-like protein (NTF2-like (NTL); FUNCTIONS IN: protein transporter activity; INVOLVED IN: transport, protein import into nucleus; LOCATED IN: nucleus, intracellular; EXPRESSED IN: leaf whorl, sperm cell, flower, pedicel; EXPRESSED DURING: 4 anthesis; CONTAINS InterPro DOMAIN/s: Nuclear transport factor 2 (InterPro:IPR002075), Nuclear transport factor 2, Eukaryote (InterPro:IPR018222); BEST Arabidopsis thaliana protein match is: nuclear transport factor 2A (TAIR:AT1G27310.1); Has 836 Blast hits to 836 proteins in 219 species: Archae - 0; Bacteria - 0; Metazoa - 487; Fungi - 161; Plants - 110; Viruses - 0; Other Eukaryotes - 78 (source: NCBI BLink).), yielding MAETNKGIEEEVASAFVNHYYHLFDNDRSSLSSLYNPTSLLTFEGQTIYGVDNISNKLKQLPFDQCHHLISTVDSQPSSMAGGCGGILVFVSGSIQLHGEDHPLRFSQVYLLSICNRFEGFIWLKQS
- the NTL gene encoding NTF2-like protein, producing MLILLLFGFAKKINFILEILTMAETNKGIEEEVASAFVNHYYHLFDNDRSSLSSLYNPTSLLTFEGQTIYGVDNISNKLKQLPFDQCHHLISTVDSQPSSMAGGCGGILVFVSGSIQLHGEDHPLRFSQTFHLIPVLQGSFFVQNEMFRLNYG
- the NTL gene encoding NTF2-like protein (NTF2-like (NTL); FUNCTIONS IN: protein transporter activity; INVOLVED IN: transport, protein import into nucleus; LOCATED IN: nucleus, intracellular; EXPRESSED IN: leaf whorl, sperm cell, flower, pedicel; EXPRESSED DURING: 4 anthesis; CONTAINS InterPro DOMAIN/s: Nuclear transport factor 2 (InterPro:IPR002075), Nuclear transport factor 2, Eukaryote (InterPro:IPR018222); BEST Arabidopsis thaliana protein match is: nuclear transport factor 2B (TAIR:AT1G27970.1); Has 1082 Blast hits to 1082 proteins in 220 species: Archae - 0; Bacteria - 0; Metazoa - 586; Fungi - 199; Plants - 205; Viruses - 0; Other Eukaryotes - 92 (source: NCBI BLink).), which codes for MAETNKGIEEEVASAFVNHYYHLFDNDRSSLSSLYNPTSLLTFEGQTIYGVDNISNKLKQLPFDQCHHLISTVDSQPSSMAGGCGGILVFVSGSIQLHGEDHPLRFSQTFHLIPVLQGSFFVQNEMFRLNYG
- the NTL gene encoding NTF2-like protein codes for the protein MLILLLFGFAKKINFILEILTMAETNKGIEEEVASAFVNHYYHLFDNDRSSLSSLYNPTSLLTFEGQTIYGVDNISNKLKQLPFDQCHHLISTVDSQPSSMAGGCGGILVFVSGSIQLHGEDHPLRFSQVYLLSICNRFEGFIWLKQS